A single window of [Clostridium] hylemonae DSM 15053 DNA harbors:
- a CDS encoding dihydroxyacetone kinase subunit DhaK: MQRILNRPDDVVDEMLKGFLKVHKNIVEATANPRVVKARNIPAGKTGVVTGGGSGHKPAFIGYVGKNICDVAAVGEICSSPTAAAFLDAFRTADQGKGVACLYGNYSGDNMNVRMAVKMAGNEGIDVKTVVANDDVASAPKEKRDKRRGVAGEVLMWKIGGAKAAKGADLNEVTAAAQKAIDNTRSVGIGLTPCTLPAVGHPNFKIEEGTMEVGIGHHGEPGIEVCKLESAAKMAKRMTDIVLPDLPFARGDEVAVLVSGLGATPVMELYVLYDEIDRLLADKGIRVYKSYVGDYFTSLDMMGATLTVMRLDSELKELLDMPVECMGMTQL, translated from the coding sequence ATGCAGAGGATACTGAACCGTCCGGACGATGTTGTGGACGAGATGCTGAAAGGTTTTTTGAAGGTGCATAAGAATATTGTGGAGGCCACGGCCAATCCGAGAGTGGTGAAGGCGAGAAATATTCCGGCGGGAAAGACCGGCGTAGTCACAGGGGGAGGCTCCGGCCACAAACCTGCTTTTATCGGTTATGTAGGGAAAAATATATGCGATGTGGCTGCCGTCGGCGAGATCTGTTCCTCTCCTACAGCGGCCGCGTTTCTGGATGCATTCAGAACAGCGGACCAGGGAAAAGGCGTCGCCTGCCTGTACGGCAACTATTCCGGGGATAACATGAATGTGCGCATGGCGGTGAAGATGGCCGGAAATGAAGGGATCGATGTGAAGACTGTCGTTGCAAACGACGATGTGGCGTCCGCCCCGAAAGAAAAACGCGATAAGCGCAGGGGAGTGGCGGGCGAAGTGCTTATGTGGAAGATAGGGGGCGCTAAAGCGGCCAAAGGCGCGGACTTAAATGAGGTAACAGCCGCCGCCCAGAAAGCCATTGACAACACGCGCAGCGTGGGGATCGGACTGACGCCGTGTACGCTTCCTGCCGTAGGACATCCCAACTTTAAGATCGAGGAGGGCACGATGGAAGTCGGGATCGGCCACCACGGCGAGCCGGGCATCGAAGTGTGTAAGCTTGAGAGTGCGGCCAAAATGGCAAAGCGCATGACGGATATCGTGCTGCCGGATCTTCCTTTTGCGAGGGGGGATGAAGTGGCTGTGCTCGTATCCGGACTTGGAGCGACGCCTGTGATGGAGCTGTATGTGCTCTATGATGAGATCGACCGGCTGCTGGCGGACAAAGGAATCCGCGTCTATAAGTCTTATGTGGGCGATTATTTTACCTCCCTGGATATGATGGGGGCGACGCTGACAGTCATGAGACTGGACAGCGAATTAAAAGAGCTTCTGGACATGCCGGTGGAGTGTATGGGAATGACGCAGTTATAG